The Frondihabitans australicus genome includes a region encoding these proteins:
- a CDS encoding gluconate 2-dehydrogenase subunit 3 family protein, whose protein sequence is MSRSTGTTLPLPPEEGGHRFPGFDVLRQTSHWDDATRAAVTDRLHDLPPIRFFTPAEEAAATVVLDQLMNQRPAPGEPRIELTRMVDSRLAEDETDGWHYDDMPDDGTAWQRSLAALDDDAQAVHGAAVAQLDWETQTVLLASIKDSTDEHWHDLPRKRVWDLWSRYAATAFYSHPYAWNEIGFSGPAYPRGYKNPGVDRLEPFEVHDVRQDDDPVAGRAGAKDRS, encoded by the coding sequence GTGAGCCGATCGACCGGGACGACTCTGCCCCTCCCGCCGGAGGAGGGCGGACATCGCTTCCCCGGCTTCGACGTGCTGCGACAGACCTCGCACTGGGACGACGCCACGCGCGCCGCCGTCACCGACCGGTTGCACGACCTGCCGCCGATCCGGTTCTTCACACCGGCCGAGGAGGCAGCGGCCACGGTCGTCCTCGACCAGCTCATGAACCAGCGCCCGGCGCCCGGCGAGCCCCGCATCGAACTGACTCGGATGGTCGATTCGCGTCTCGCCGAGGACGAGACCGACGGCTGGCACTACGACGACATGCCCGACGACGGCACAGCCTGGCAGCGATCGCTCGCGGCGCTCGACGACGACGCGCAAGCCGTCCACGGAGCCGCTGTCGCGCAACTCGACTGGGAGACCCAGACAGTGCTTCTAGCATCCATCAAGGACTCGACCGACGAGCACTGGCACGACCTGCCGCGCAAGCGGGTGTGGGATCTCTGGTCGAGGTACGCCGCCACGGCGTTCTACTCGCATCCCTACGCCTGGAACGAGATCGGCTTCTCCGGGCCCGCCTACCCTCGCGGATACAAGAACCCTGGCGTCGACAGGCTCGAGCCCTTCGAGGTCCACGACGTGCGGCAGGACGACGACCCGGTGGCCGGCCGCGCCGGAGCGAAGGACCGCTCATGA
- a CDS encoding DUF6328 family protein gives MAEQQHAPDADALPGDGRDETETERLDRNFSEILQELRVTQTGTQILTGFLLAVAFQNRFTSLNEFQVDVYLVLVILAASATALGLAPVSLHRMLFRRGEKDRIVAISSALLDVILICVAACITGVVLLVFDVVASLTAGIVASSCVLIGLLVLWYVFPRRERRSRRKP, from the coding sequence ATGGCCGAGCAGCAGCACGCCCCGGACGCCGACGCCCTACCCGGCGACGGCCGCGACGAGACCGAGACCGAGCGTCTGGACCGCAACTTCTCCGAGATCCTGCAGGAGCTGAGGGTCACCCAGACCGGAACCCAGATCCTCACCGGATTCCTCCTGGCCGTGGCCTTTCAGAACAGGTTCACGTCGCTGAACGAATTCCAGGTGGACGTGTACCTGGTCCTCGTGATCCTCGCGGCCAGTGCGACTGCACTGGGTCTGGCCCCGGTGAGCCTGCATCGAATGCTGTTTCGTCGCGGCGAGAAGGATCGGATCGTCGCGATCTCCAGCGCGCTCCTCGACGTCATTCTGATCTGTGTCGCGGCCTGCATCACGGGCGTCGTCCTGCTTGTCTTCGACGTCGTCGCCTCGCTGACGGCGGGCATCGTCGCGTCCTCCTGCGTGCTGATCGGTCTCCTGGTGCTGTGGTACGTATTCCCACGCCGTGAGCGGCGTTCCCGTCGCAAGCCCTAG
- a CDS encoding DUF3140 domain-containing protein, translating to MADEHDDDATWKDFHDAVNMGPSEIEKWLDTDESKEVGQKKGGGESTGHASGRRIVAILRTKKADLTNSDFTHMRKVVGYVARHSKQRPSGDTSDIPWRYSLMNWGNDPDKK from the coding sequence ATGGCTGACGAGCACGACGACGATGCGACCTGGAAGGACTTCCACGACGCCGTGAACATGGGCCCCTCCGAGATCGAGAAATGGCTCGACACAGACGAGTCGAAGGAGGTCGGCCAGAAGAAGGGCGGCGGCGAGTCGACCGGTCACGCGAGCGGTCGCCGGATCGTGGCGATCCTCCGCACAAAGAAGGCCGACCTGACCAACAGTGACTTCACGCACATGCGGAAGGTCGTGGGCTACGTCGCACGGCATTCCAAGCAGCGGCCCTCGGGCGACACCAGCGACATTCCCTGGCGGTACTCGCTCATGAACTGGGGCAACGACCCCGACAAGAAGTGA
- a CDS encoding alpha/beta fold hydrolase: MPFLTVSQTGKPEVELHYEDVGDGKPVVLVHGWPLSGRSWEGQVPALVEAGYRVVTYDRRGFGQSSQPWEGYDYDTFAADLRAVIEHLALSDVTLVGFSMGGGELARYVSIYGTDRIAKLVFASAVPPYLYKGDDNPDGGVDDDLAAWFHNGITGDRPAFLKQFITMFFTAGEPSLLNKPLVSHEQAAYNLAIAELASPKGTLDCTVAFATTDFREDLPKIDVPTLVIHGDSDGIVPFEVSGKRTHEAVASAQLVLIEGGPHGVTVTHRDEWNRHLLEFLGQS, encoded by the coding sequence ATGCCGTTCCTCACCGTTTCTCAGACCGGAAAACCTGAAGTCGAACTCCACTACGAGGACGTCGGTGACGGCAAGCCCGTCGTGCTCGTCCACGGGTGGCCTCTAAGCGGCCGCTCCTGGGAGGGGCAGGTCCCGGCACTCGTCGAGGCCGGATATCGCGTAGTGACCTATGACCGGCGCGGGTTCGGACAGTCGTCGCAGCCGTGGGAAGGCTACGACTACGACACCTTCGCGGCCGACCTCAGGGCGGTCATCGAGCACCTCGCCCTCTCGGACGTCACGCTGGTCGGCTTCTCGATGGGCGGCGGTGAACTGGCCCGTTACGTCTCGATCTACGGCACGGACCGGATCGCAAAACTCGTCTTCGCCAGCGCCGTGCCACCGTACCTCTACAAGGGCGATGACAATCCTGATGGCGGCGTGGACGACGACCTCGCGGCCTGGTTCCACAATGGCATCACGGGCGACCGCCCTGCTTTCCTGAAGCAGTTCATCACCATGTTCTTCACGGCGGGAGAGCCCTCGCTGCTCAACAAGCCACTCGTGAGCCACGAGCAGGCGGCGTACAACCTGGCGATCGCCGAGCTCGCGTCGCCCAAGGGCACCCTTGACTGCACGGTGGCGTTCGCCACGACCGATTTCCGTGAAGACCTTCCGAAGATCGACGTTCCGACGCTCGTGATCCACGGCGACTCCGACGGCATCGTCCCCTTCGAAGTCAGCGGCAAGAGGACTCATGAGGCCGTGGCGTCGGCTCAGCTGGTGCTCATCGAGGGCGGACCGCATGGCGTCACGGTCACGCACCGGGACGAGTGGAACCGACACCTTCTTGAGTTTCTCGGCCAGTCATGA
- a CDS encoding VOC family protein, which yields MSEATNPAGDVDRPIAIPHGFSHVRLTVTDIRRSKEFYTRLFGQRPGSDFSDQIDDLTIHDDPDRTYGGCSFTFNGQTLGLRPVAPRTDTFNPDRVGLDHVSFMVASVEDLHDAAARLEEAGIEHGKVTDLPAFGIAILPLQDPDDINLELATPLR from the coding sequence ATGAGCGAGGCGACGAACCCGGCCGGTGATGTCGACCGGCCGATCGCCATACCGCACGGGTTCTCACACGTGAGACTCACGGTCACGGATATCCGGCGTAGCAAGGAGTTCTACACGCGCCTGTTCGGGCAGCGGCCGGGAAGCGACTTCAGCGATCAGATCGATGACTTGACGATTCACGATGACCCAGATCGCACCTACGGAGGCTGTTCTTTCACATTCAACGGGCAGACGCTGGGCTTGCGACCCGTCGCGCCGAGGACTGACACGTTCAACCCCGATCGGGTGGGCCTGGATCACGTCAGCTTCATGGTCGCATCGGTTGAAGACCTCCACGACGCTGCCGCACGACTCGAGGAGGCGGGCATCGAGCATGGCAAGGTGACCGACCTGCCCGCGTTCGGCATCGCCATCCTGCCTCTTCAGGACCCTGACGACATCAACCTCGAACTCGCGACACCTCTGCGATGA
- a CDS encoding DUF1206 domain-containing protein: MTTPSSGRASARRASADAAERAGDAASDAAERAGDATTRRPFRAAARSGFAVNGLLHVLIGILAIRIATGNGASGQADQSGALRQIASVPAGVVVLWVLVVGLVALAGWHVVQIVHSRDQELDHPFWHRVTLASKAVVFLAIGVTAFTFARGGSTDSTKSSKTLSARILAAPGGELLLIVIGLAIVGVGVYFVVRGVTAKFRKELDLPGGTIGSAVTVLGFVGFIAKGVALAVVGILFVIAAWTFDPQKATGLDGALQSLAGLPFGRVILFLVGAGVVCYGLYLGARARWGKLE; this comes from the coding sequence GTGACGACTCCGTCGTCCGGGAGAGCGAGTGCCCGCCGCGCGTCCGCCGACGCCGCCGAGCGCGCGGGTGACGCCGCGAGCGATGCCGCCGAGCGCGCCGGTGACGCGACCACCAGACGGCCCTTCCGCGCGGCGGCTCGAAGCGGATTCGCGGTCAACGGACTCCTGCACGTGCTCATCGGCATCCTGGCGATCCGGATCGCGACCGGCAACGGCGCATCGGGGCAGGCCGACCAGTCGGGAGCGCTGCGTCAGATCGCCTCGGTGCCCGCGGGCGTGGTCGTGCTGTGGGTGCTGGTGGTCGGCCTCGTCGCACTCGCCGGCTGGCACGTCGTGCAGATCGTTCACTCCCGCGACCAGGAGCTTGATCACCCGTTTTGGCATCGGGTGACCCTCGCGTCGAAGGCCGTCGTCTTCCTCGCGATCGGCGTGACAGCCTTCACGTTCGCGCGCGGGGGCTCGACCGACTCGACGAAGTCGTCGAAGACCCTGAGCGCCAGGATTCTGGCCGCTCCGGGAGGCGAGCTCCTCCTGATCGTGATCGGCCTGGCGATCGTCGGCGTGGGCGTGTATTTCGTCGTGCGCGGAGTCACGGCCAAGTTCCGCAAAGAGCTCGACCTGCCGGGCGGGACGATCGGCAGCGCCGTGACCGTGCTCGGATTCGTCGGGTTCATCGCGAAAGGCGTGGCGCTCGCGGTCGTCGGAATCCTGTTCGTCATCGCGGCGTGGACGTTCGACCCGCAGAAGGCGACGGGTCTCGACGGTGCTCTCCAGTCGTTGGCGGGACTGCCGTTCGGCAGGGTGATCCTGTTCCTGGTCGGTGCCGGGGTGGTCTGCTACGGCCTCTACCTCGGCGCTCGAGCGCGGTGGGGAAAGCTGGAGTGA
- a CDS encoding alpha/beta fold hydrolase — translation MTAGEAPSVDGRADDVAEYVRTAETVADEVSKADFGRIGVIRWGAGAEFAAALAARPPELVDRLALVAPRAPHHVGRDERHSGLAESLRARAGHSVDEVAADIADSGWDDPASLGVADNDPAYDTIAGLRLRLERSVAEAATQGALGVAGDLIAFRDSSWHAGVGDITADTLIVTGAADASVDEKQAHWYGSRIAGAETVTLDGAGHLVIASEWERILRHVAPKHGGLPPEVRD, via the coding sequence TTGACTGCTGGTGAGGCGCCTTCCGTCGACGGCCGCGCCGACGATGTCGCCGAGTACGTCCGGACCGCCGAGACCGTGGCCGACGAGGTCAGCAAGGCCGACTTCGGCAGGATCGGCGTGATCCGCTGGGGCGCCGGCGCGGAATTCGCCGCTGCACTCGCCGCTCGTCCCCCCGAGCTGGTCGATCGGCTCGCCCTCGTCGCGCCGAGGGCTCCGCACCATGTCGGCCGCGACGAGCGTCACTCGGGCCTCGCCGAGTCGCTTCGAGCGCGCGCTGGCCACTCCGTCGACGAAGTCGCCGCTGACATCGCCGACAGCGGCTGGGACGATCCGGCGTCCTTGGGCGTCGCCGACAACGACCCCGCCTACGACACCATCGCCGGCCTCCGGCTCCGTCTCGAGCGGTCCGTCGCCGAGGCCGCGACGCAGGGGGCCCTCGGCGTCGCCGGCGACCTCATCGCCTTCCGCGACTCCTCCTGGCACGCGGGTGTCGGTGACATCACCGCCGACACGCTGATCGTGACCGGCGCGGCCGATGCCTCGGTCGACGAGAAGCAGGCGCACTGGTACGGCTCGCGGATCGCAGGAGCCGAGACGGTCACCTTGGACGGCGCCGGTCACCTCGTCATCGCCAGCGAGTGGGAACGCATCCTGCGACACGTCGCCCCGAAACACGGCGGTCTCCCGCCGGAGGTCCGAGACTGA
- a CDS encoding DUF2945 domain-containing protein, with the protein MSTEKNIRVHDRVSWRSSQGRVRGVVVERRNTDSEFDGQAFTATREDPVFIVESEKTAARAAHKGTALRKLASKSR; encoded by the coding sequence ATGAGCACCGAGAAGAACATCAGAGTGCACGATCGCGTCTCGTGGCGCTCATCACAGGGTCGTGTCCGCGGAGTAGTCGTCGAGAGGCGGAACACAGACAGCGAGTTCGACGGGCAAGCCTTCACCGCCACTCGTGAAGACCCGGTCTTCATCGTCGAATCCGAGAAGACAGCTGCCCGTGCAGCACACAAAGGCACGGCCCTGCGGAAACTCGCGTCGAAGAGCCGATAA
- a CDS encoding glucose 1-dehydrogenase, translating to MDQYTMQDPTKMYADKKPGEQYLPGPGTDAEMAENVRADHGEETYRGSGRLEGRKALITGGDSGIGAAVAIAYAREGADVAIVHLPEEREDADRIVGIIRDAGRTAVDIPGDLKDPAFARAAVQTAVEGLGGLDIVVNNAGKQQNTDSILDISDEEFDETFKTNAYATFWITKAAVPHLPPGSAIINTTSIQAYAPSPTLVDYAATKAVVNNLAKGLAAQLAPKGIRVNAVAPGPIWTPLQPAGGQPPEDLPTVGEGTYLGRWGQPAELAPAYVFLASNESSYVVGETLHVDGGMPTP from the coding sequence ATGGACCAGTACACGATGCAGGATCCGACGAAGATGTACGCCGACAAGAAGCCCGGTGAGCAGTACCTGCCTGGGCCGGGGACCGACGCCGAGATGGCGGAGAACGTGCGCGCCGACCACGGCGAGGAGACGTATCGCGGCTCCGGTCGCCTCGAGGGTCGCAAGGCGCTGATCACCGGCGGCGACTCGGGCATCGGAGCCGCGGTCGCCATCGCGTACGCTCGCGAGGGTGCCGATGTCGCCATCGTCCACCTTCCCGAGGAGCGGGAGGACGCTGATCGCATCGTCGGCATCATCCGTGACGCGGGTCGTACCGCAGTAGACATTCCTGGCGACTTGAAGGACCCGGCTTTCGCCCGCGCGGCCGTGCAGACCGCGGTCGAGGGCCTCGGCGGTCTCGACATCGTCGTGAACAACGCCGGCAAGCAGCAGAACACCGACAGCATCCTCGACATCTCCGACGAGGAGTTCGACGAGACCTTCAAGACCAACGCCTACGCCACGTTTTGGATCACGAAGGCCGCGGTGCCGCACCTTCCGCCGGGGTCGGCGATCATCAACACGACGTCGATCCAGGCGTACGCGCCGTCGCCGACGCTCGTCGACTACGCCGCCACGAAGGCCGTCGTCAACAACCTCGCCAAAGGACTCGCCGCGCAGCTCGCGCCGAAGGGCATCCGGGTGAACGCGGTCGCGCCCGGGCCGATCTGGACTCCGCTCCAGCCGGCCGGTGGGCAGCCGCCAGAAGACCTGCCGACCGTCGGCGAGGGCACCTACCTAGGTCGGTGGGGTCAGCCCGCCGAACTCGCCCCGGCCTACGTGTTCCTGGCGAGCAACGAGTCGTCGTACGTGGTCGGCGAGACCCTGCACGTCGACGGCGGCATGCCCACACCGTGA